Proteins found in one Amycolatopsis umgeniensis genomic segment:
- a CDS encoding histidine kinase, with protein sequence MPSLVPRLNHLAEWKQDLAIAIGTWVLGVLVYLSGMQILLNGPDTTPLWVRVSELTVLCGLEMLRRKVPLAVLCALAVVSVDILLGPSLPIIVVFTDFLYAATLYGSRRTSRLMIGVAALVTLGVICLALLFTAQWRSAVIVAFALLPFLITPVWWAANVRQQRDIADSERANAVQLATIGELDRKAAVAGERSKMARDLHDVVAGHLSAIAIQSEAALSMATADPQLSRKVLESVRENSVSALDEMRAMIGLLRADPSTGNPEIEPTAPARLAELSKLVESARASGLEVEIVSTVDHPPALPAAVDLTAYRIAQEALTNAAKHAAGGRAVLDIRADGGILTVEVRNDLRPGSGSGDDGGTGLGLLNMRERAAAVGGTLAAGPSGGGWLVRAELPLEGS encoded by the coding sequence GTGCCCTCGCTAGTCCCGCGCCTGAATCACCTCGCCGAGTGGAAACAGGACCTCGCCATCGCCATCGGCACCTGGGTGCTGGGTGTCCTGGTCTACCTCAGCGGGATGCAGATCTTGCTGAACGGCCCGGACACGACGCCGCTGTGGGTCCGGGTGAGCGAGCTGACCGTCCTGTGCGGGCTGGAGATGCTGCGCCGCAAGGTCCCGCTGGCGGTGCTGTGCGCGCTGGCCGTGGTCAGCGTGGACATCTTGCTCGGTCCCTCGCTGCCGATCATCGTCGTCTTCACGGACTTCCTGTACGCGGCGACGCTCTACGGTTCGCGGCGCACCAGCAGACTGATGATCGGCGTCGCCGCGCTGGTGACGCTCGGGGTGATCTGTCTGGCGCTCCTTTTCACCGCGCAGTGGCGGAGCGCGGTGATCGTCGCGTTCGCCCTGCTGCCGTTCCTGATCACCCCGGTGTGGTGGGCGGCCAACGTGCGCCAGCAGCGGGACATCGCCGACAGCGAACGGGCGAACGCGGTGCAGCTGGCCACGATCGGCGAACTGGACCGGAAGGCCGCCGTGGCGGGGGAACGCTCGAAGATGGCGCGGGATCTGCACGACGTCGTCGCCGGACATCTTTCGGCGATCGCGATCCAGTCCGAGGCCGCGTTGTCGATGGCGACGGCCGACCCGCAACTGTCCAGGAAGGTCCTGGAATCGGTGCGGGAGAACAGTGTGAGCGCGCTGGACGAGATGCGCGCGATGATCGGGCTGCTGCGGGCGGATCCGTCCACGGGAAACCCCGAGATCGAGCCGACCGCGCCCGCCCGGCTGGCCGAACTGTCCAAACTGGTCGAATCGGCACGGGCGAGCGGGCTGGAGGTGGAGATCGTGTCCACGGTGGACCATCCTCCCGCACTGCCCGCCGCGGTCGATCTGACCGCGTACCGGATCGCGCAGGAGGCGCTCACCAACGCGGCCAAACACGCCGCGGGGGGCCGGGCCGTGCTCGACATCCGTGCCGACGGAGGCATACTCACCGTCGAAGTGCGCAACGATCTCCGTCCCGGCTCCGGCTCGGGTGACGACGGCGGGACCGGACTCGGCCTGCTGAACATGCGGGAACGCGCCGCCGCGGTGGGCGGCACTCTCGCCGCCGGGCCGTCCGGCGGTGGCTGGCTGGTCCGCGCCGAACTGCCTCTGGAGGGGTCTTGA
- a CDS encoding ATP-binding cassette domain-containing protein has product MSEPILELKQLNKSFGPVHVLHDVDFNVRAGEVTALVGDNGAGKSTLVKSIAGIHGYDSGTVKFQGEQVHIHGPRDAADLGIEVVYQDLALAENLDIVQNMFLGRERGSKWLLDEASMEKAARETLASLSVRTVKSVRTPVSALSGGQRQTVAIAKSVLWDSKVVLLDEPTAALGVAQTRQVLDLVRRLAEQGLGVVLISHNMADVFEVADRIAVLYLGRLVAEVHTKDVTHGQVVELITAGRSGDLGLARPEAAVL; this is encoded by the coding sequence ATGAGCGAACCCATCCTCGAACTGAAGCAGCTGAACAAGAGCTTCGGGCCGGTCCACGTCCTCCACGACGTGGACTTCAACGTGCGCGCCGGTGAGGTCACCGCGCTCGTCGGCGACAACGGTGCCGGCAAGTCCACTTTGGTCAAGTCGATCGCCGGCATCCACGGCTACGACTCGGGCACGGTGAAGTTCCAGGGCGAACAGGTGCACATCCACGGCCCGCGTGACGCCGCGGATCTGGGGATCGAGGTCGTCTACCAGGACCTCGCCCTCGCCGAGAACCTCGACATCGTGCAGAACATGTTCCTCGGCCGGGAACGCGGCAGCAAATGGCTGCTCGACGAGGCCAGCATGGAGAAGGCCGCCCGCGAGACCCTCGCCTCGCTTTCGGTCCGCACCGTGAAGTCCGTCCGCACACCGGTTTCGGCCCTCTCGGGTGGGCAGCGGCAGACCGTCGCGATCGCCAAGTCCGTGCTGTGGGACTCGAAGGTGGTCCTGCTCGACGAGCCGACCGCCGCGCTCGGTGTCGCGCAGACCCGTCAGGTGCTCGACCTCGTCCGCCGCCTCGCGGAACAGGGCCTCGGAGTGGTGCTGATCAGCCACAACATGGCCGACGTCTTCGAGGTCGCCGACCGGATCGCGGTGCTCTACCTCGGCCGTCTCGTCGCCGAGGTGCACACCAAGGACGTCACCCACGGCCAGGTCGTGGAACTGATCACCGCCGGCCGCTCCGGCGACCTCGGCCTTGCCCGCCCCGAAGCCGCCGTCCTGTGA
- a CDS encoding ROK family transcriptional regulator — protein MMKSVTSTPVARPDEVRRHNRTTLLRLLHVSGPSTRATLATELGLNRSTIKTLVDGLAEAGVVEERVPRPGRGAGRPSLLVLPQPHAAVVLAVDLQVEHVAIALVGFGGQILGRNSWNLRGRMREADEVITHVIESTTMLAGDLGVQPIGVGVSVPGVVRRADGHVHEAPNLRWTDVALGERLGGVLRVPVLVGNDAELGAIAEHLRGAARGSSDAVYVSADVGVGGGIIADGSSLRGGSGYVGEIGHMAIRPGGRPCYCGSSGCWETEVGEAALCRALDLPEDTPRGAILFELRELGRDPHAAEERLSEFAEWLTLGLVNVVNLLGPQLVVLGDLLTVLPDSVVRSVAAEVRRRSLVSRAVGGTQIVSSALGADVKLLGAAEAAFEMILDTV, from the coding sequence ATGATGAAGTCCGTGACCAGCACACCCGTTGCACGACCAGACGAGGTGCGCAGGCACAACCGCACGACCCTGCTCCGGTTGCTGCACGTCAGCGGCCCGAGCACCAGGGCGACCCTGGCCACCGAGCTGGGGCTCAACCGCAGCACCATCAAGACCCTCGTCGACGGCCTCGCGGAAGCGGGCGTCGTCGAGGAGAGGGTCCCGAGGCCGGGACGAGGGGCGGGCCGCCCCTCGCTCCTGGTCCTGCCGCAGCCGCACGCGGCGGTGGTGCTCGCGGTCGACCTCCAGGTCGAACACGTGGCGATCGCGCTGGTCGGGTTCGGTGGCCAGATCCTCGGGCGCAACAGCTGGAACCTCCGCGGCCGGATGCGGGAGGCCGACGAGGTGATCACGCACGTGATCGAGTCGACCACCATGCTGGCGGGCGACCTCGGCGTCCAGCCGATCGGCGTGGGGGTGTCCGTGCCCGGCGTCGTCCGCCGGGCGGACGGGCACGTCCACGAGGCGCCCAACCTGCGCTGGACCGACGTGGCGCTCGGGGAACGGCTGGGCGGTGTGCTGCGCGTTCCCGTCCTGGTCGGCAACGACGCCGAACTCGGCGCCATCGCCGAACACCTGCGCGGTGCCGCGCGGGGCTCCTCCGACGCCGTGTACGTCTCCGCCGACGTCGGTGTCGGGGGAGGGATCATCGCGGACGGCTCGTCGCTGCGCGGCGGCTCCGGGTACGTCGGCGAGATCGGGCACATGGCGATCCGCCCCGGCGGCCGTCCCTGCTACTGCGGGTCCAGCGGCTGCTGGGAGACCGAGGTCGGCGAGGCGGCCCTGTGCCGCGCGCTCGATCTGCCCGAGGACACCCCGCGCGGCGCGATCCTGTTCGAACTGCGCGAACTGGGCCGGGATCCGCACGCGGCCGAGGAGCGGCTCTCCGAGTTCGCGGAATGGCTGACGCTGGGCCTGGTGAACGTGGTCAACCTGCTCGGCCCGCAGCTGGTCGTGCTGGGCGACCTGCTCACCGTGCTGCCCGATTCGGTCGTGCGCTCGGTGGCGGCCGAGGTCCGGCGGCGGAGTCTCGTCAGCCGCGCCGTCGGCGGGACTCAGATCGTGAGTTCGGCACTCGGCGCGGACGTGAAGCTGCTGGGCGCGGCAGAGGCGGCCTTCGAGATGATCCTGGACACGGTCTAG
- a CDS encoding alpha/beta fold hydrolase produces MTTSALLGETHEVDLGGARIRYRDRGEGPPVVFVHGLLTNGLLWRKVAPAVADAGFRCLTPDWPLGSHEIPVPGADLSPPGVAALIARFLEVLDLTDVTVVANDTGGALTQLLMTTSPERVSRVVLTPSDSFERFLPPMFAALSPLARIPGGTWSLVQVMRSKALLKATNFVWAIKHPVPGHILDAYLLPSRRSPEIRDDLRRFMAGIDKRYTLTAAERLPAFEKPVLLVWAPEDRHFPLWLGRKLADVLPDAELKTIEDSYTFVPEDQPERLSGMVVEFLRAHATT; encoded by the coding sequence ATGACGACCAGCGCTCTCCTGGGCGAGACGCACGAGGTGGACCTCGGCGGCGCCCGTATCCGCTACCGCGACCGCGGCGAAGGCCCACCCGTGGTCTTCGTGCACGGACTGCTGACCAACGGCCTGCTCTGGCGCAAGGTGGCCCCCGCGGTCGCCGACGCGGGCTTCCGCTGCCTGACCCCGGACTGGCCGCTGGGCTCGCACGAGATCCCGGTCCCCGGCGCCGACCTGAGCCCGCCGGGGGTCGCCGCGCTCATCGCGCGGTTCCTCGAAGTGCTCGACCTGACCGACGTCACCGTGGTCGCGAACGACACCGGCGGCGCGCTCACGCAACTGCTCATGACCACGTCGCCGGAGCGGGTGAGCCGCGTCGTGCTGACGCCGTCGGACTCCTTCGAACGATTCCTGCCGCCGATGTTCGCGGCGCTGAGCCCGCTGGCGCGGATCCCCGGCGGTACCTGGTCGCTCGTGCAGGTGATGCGCTCCAAGGCGCTGCTGAAGGCCACGAACTTCGTCTGGGCGATCAAGCATCCGGTGCCCGGCCACATCCTCGACGCCTACCTGCTGCCCAGCAGGCGGAGCCCGGAGATCCGCGACGACCTGCGCCGCTTCATGGCGGGCATCGACAAGCGCTACACGCTGACAGCGGCCGAGCGGCTGCCCGCGTTCGAGAAGCCGGTGCTGCTGGTCTGGGCGCCCGAGGACCGGCACTTCCCGCTGTGGCTGGGCCGCAAGCTCGCGGATGTCCTGCCCGACGCCGAACTGAAGACGATCGAGGACTCGTACACCTTCGTGCCGGAGGACCAGCCGGAGCGGCTGAGCGGCATGGTGGTGGAATTCCTGCGTGCCCACGCCACGACGTAG
- a CDS encoding amino acid permease codes for MDEVLKRQDSGELKRRLKGRDLIGFGVGIIIGTGIFTLAGVEAKTHAGPSVTLSFVLGAVVAGMAALCYAELASSVPTAGSAYTYAFATLGETFAWIIGWDLLLEFALGAAVVSRGWSGYLANLMGLSPDWFGEDAKVNIGAVAIIAVLTVIAVIGIKESARVTNLLVLVKVAVCVLILAVGVFYIRGENLTPFIPSAQSPTDSAGTLHQPIVQAALGLEQSVYGIAGMVTAAAVVFFAYTGFEALANLGEETVNPKRDLRVGILGALGVCALLYIGVSLVLTGMVPFTEIDTGAPLADAFDRVGQHWVGALISLGAVTGLTSVMMVELVTIGRIGFAMGRDGLLPKKFGTAHPRWGTPHRMTIAGAVLIAVLAAFVPISELADMVSIGALSAMIIVALAVPVLRKRRPDLERPFTVPFSPYLPIVAALACFYLMLNLDVMTWLRFAAWLVLGLLIYVLYGRKHSRFAEGDVSSTDRPS; via the coding sequence GTGGACGAAGTCCTGAAGCGACAGGACTCGGGTGAGCTGAAACGCCGCCTCAAAGGGCGCGACCTGATCGGCTTCGGGGTCGGCATCATCATCGGCACCGGGATCTTCACCCTCGCCGGGGTCGAGGCGAAAACCCACGCGGGCCCGTCGGTCACGCTGTCGTTCGTGCTCGGCGCGGTCGTCGCCGGGATGGCCGCCCTCTGCTACGCCGAGCTCGCCTCCAGCGTGCCGACGGCCGGAAGCGCCTACACCTACGCTTTCGCCACTCTCGGCGAGACTTTCGCCTGGATCATCGGCTGGGACCTGCTGCTCGAGTTCGCCCTCGGGGCGGCCGTCGTTTCGCGCGGCTGGTCCGGGTACCTCGCGAATCTGATGGGGCTCTCCCCCGACTGGTTCGGCGAGGACGCGAAAGTGAACATCGGCGCGGTCGCGATCATCGCCGTGCTGACCGTGATCGCCGTCATCGGGATCAAGGAATCGGCGCGGGTGACGAATCTGCTCGTACTGGTCAAGGTCGCGGTGTGCGTGCTGATCCTCGCGGTCGGCGTGTTCTACATCCGCGGCGAGAACCTCACGCCGTTCATCCCGTCCGCCCAGTCACCGACGGACTCGGCGGGGACGCTGCACCAGCCGATCGTGCAAGCCGCGCTCGGTCTCGAGCAATCCGTCTACGGCATCGCCGGGATGGTGACGGCCGCCGCGGTCGTCTTCTTCGCGTACACCGGTTTCGAGGCGCTCGCCAACCTCGGCGAGGAAACCGTGAACCCCAAACGCGATCTGCGGGTCGGCATCCTCGGCGCGCTCGGCGTCTGCGCCCTGCTCTACATCGGTGTCTCGCTGGTGTTGACCGGGATGGTGCCGTTCACCGAGATCGACACGGGCGCTCCGCTCGCCGACGCCTTCGACCGCGTCGGGCAGCATTGGGTGGGCGCGCTGATCTCGCTCGGCGCGGTCACCGGGCTGACGTCGGTGATGATGGTGGAACTGGTGACGATCGGCCGGATCGGGTTCGCGATGGGCCGCGACGGCCTGCTGCCGAAGAAGTTCGGCACGGCGCATCCGCGCTGGGGCACCCCGCACCGGATGACCATCGCCGGTGCCGTGCTGATCGCGGTGCTGGCCGCGTTCGTGCCGATCTCCGAACTCGCCGACATGGTCAGTATCGGCGCGCTGTCGGCGATGATCATCGTCGCGCTGGCCGTCCCGGTGCTGCGGAAGCGCCGCCCGGATCTGGAACGCCCGTTCACCGTGCCGTTTTCGCCCTACCTGCCGATCGTGGCGGCGCTGGCGTGCTTCTACCTGATGCTCAACCTGGACGTGATGACCTGGCTGCGGTTCGCCGCGTGGCTGGTGCTCGGCCTGCTGATCTACGTCCTCTACGGGCGCAAGCATTCCCGCTTCGCCGAGGGCGACGTCAGCTCCACAGACCGGCCGTCGTGA
- a CDS encoding EamA family transporter has product MYAGAAVAVGLFSVASPAGVAWLRCLGAAVVLLAWRRPPRSAWTGRAFLLAGAFGIVTAGMNVLFYEAIARLPLGTAVALEFTGPVVVAAFGSRTRRDVFALLLVVAGVIAIADVRLEGSLLGVLFALGAAAAWAGYILLGKRVADGGNGIDGLAVGFAVGTVVLSPLAFGAGVVWGSPRLLLLGAGVGVLATVVPYALDQVVLRRAGRARFALMLALLPVTAGVIGFLWLGQVPALPEALGTLAVVAGVALRSPRKDDGPAPL; this is encoded by the coding sequence ATGTACGCCGGTGCGGCCGTCGCCGTAGGTCTCTTTTCGGTCGCCTCCCCCGCGGGGGTGGCATGGCTTCGCTGTCTCGGGGCCGCTGTGGTCCTCCTGGCGTGGCGCAGGCCGCCCCGCTCGGCGTGGACGGGGCGCGCGTTCCTGCTCGCGGGCGCCTTCGGCATCGTCACCGCCGGGATGAACGTGCTCTTCTACGAGGCGATCGCGCGGTTGCCCCTCGGCACCGCGGTGGCCCTCGAGTTCACCGGGCCCGTCGTGGTGGCGGCGTTCGGTTCGCGAACCCGCCGCGACGTCTTCGCGCTGCTGCTCGTGGTGGCCGGAGTGATCGCCATCGCGGACGTCCGGCTCGAAGGCAGCCTGCTCGGCGTGCTCTTCGCGCTGGGCGCGGCGGCCGCCTGGGCCGGGTACATCCTGCTCGGGAAGAGGGTCGCGGACGGCGGGAACGGGATCGACGGGCTGGCCGTCGGGTTCGCCGTCGGCACGGTGGTGCTGTCGCCGCTGGCGTTCGGCGCCGGCGTGGTGTGGGGTTCGCCACGTCTCCTGCTGCTGGGTGCCGGGGTGGGCGTCCTCGCGACCGTCGTGCCGTACGCGCTCGACCAGGTGGTGCTGCGCAGGGCGGGACGGGCGCGGTTCGCGCTGATGCTCGCGTTGCTGCCGGTCACGGCGGGCGTGATCGGCTTCCTCTGGCTCGGGCAGGTCCCGGCCCTGCCCGAGGCCCTCGGCACGCTGGCCGTCGTCGCCGGGGTGGCGCTGCGCTCGCCGAGGAAAGACGATGGCCCGGCGCCGCTCTGA
- a CDS encoding TetR family transcriptional regulator, producing the protein MPTPRRSQTERSQTTQAALITAARKLFADPGYAAVPADEIVREAGVTRGALYHHFGDKQGLFRAVIEQIETEITEELQDVLRSADDPWAAALGALSRFLDLCLRPEVVRISLTDAISVLGWPEWRELENRYGLGLITEILESVAAEGRLVAAPIPELAQLVLSACAEAALMIAHAEDPEAAKEKSLAALVALLSGLLRT; encoded by the coding sequence GTGCCCACGCCACGACGTAGCCAGACCGAACGATCGCAGACGACGCAGGCCGCGCTGATCACCGCGGCGCGGAAGTTGTTCGCCGACCCGGGCTACGCCGCCGTCCCCGCCGACGAGATCGTCCGCGAGGCAGGCGTCACCCGGGGCGCGCTGTACCACCACTTCGGGGACAAGCAGGGGCTGTTCCGCGCCGTGATCGAGCAGATCGAAACGGAGATCACCGAGGAGCTCCAGGACGTCCTGCGCTCGGCTGACGACCCGTGGGCGGCGGCGCTCGGCGCGCTGAGCCGCTTCCTCGACCTGTGCCTTCGGCCCGAGGTGGTGCGGATCTCGCTCACCGACGCCATCTCCGTCCTCGGCTGGCCGGAATGGCGCGAACTGGAGAACCGGTACGGACTGGGCCTGATCACGGAGATCCTGGAGTCCGTCGCCGCGGAGGGGCGGCTGGTCGCGGCGCCGATCCCGGAGCTGGCGCAATTGGTGCTGAGCGCCTGCGCGGAGGCCGCGCTGATGATCGCGCACGCCGAAGACCCCGAAGCGGCGAAGGAGAAGTCCCTCGCCGCTCTGGTGGCCCTGCTCTCCGGTCTCCTGCGGACCTAG
- a CDS encoding GNAT family N-acetyltransferase yields MAEIRRARTVEEVVAAEHLFDGPAQRTASEKFLAGEENHLLIAYEDGEPAGMITGTEVTHPDKGTEMFLNELDVSPDYQRRGIGRDLVDALAGLARERGCRGMWVGVETDNDAALATYASAGAANEGPFIMQSWTFED; encoded by the coding sequence GTGGCCGAGATCCGGCGGGCCAGGACCGTCGAAGAGGTCGTCGCCGCCGAGCACCTGTTCGACGGCCCCGCGCAACGGACGGCGTCCGAGAAGTTCCTCGCGGGTGAGGAGAACCACCTCCTGATCGCCTACGAGGACGGCGAACCCGCGGGCATGATCACCGGCACCGAGGTGACGCATCCGGACAAGGGCACCGAGATGTTCCTCAACGAACTCGACGTCAGCCCGGACTACCAGCGGCGTGGGATCGGCCGTGACCTGGTCGACGCGCTGGCCGGGCTCGCGCGGGAACGCGGCTGCCGCGGGATGTGGGTCGGCGTCGAAACGGACAACGACGCCGCGCTGGCGACCTACGCTTCGGCCGGTGCGGCGAACGAAGGCCCGTTCATCATGCAGTCGTGGACGTTCGAAGACTGA
- a CDS encoding DUF6885 family protein yields MSSGIDGDRTGLSGRRWLPGGEHLVAVARAELPQKDGLAGPFATLAALRAAGFDVAGQDEVAALAGTTPEGLARAIGTLSGGRLVAVPATGNRAPQPLFMLLAALWQLPRVAVIAEVDPAEFGAHDTPVRALLDYLDTGVPPLWSSRWRPAEAHYVLAAGMRIGAEGTLVSIMDGHYGLHDQPVEWLAAALHRMLVVVDDGDTEAAVTAITTAGLWS; encoded by the coding sequence ATGTCCTCCGGAATCGACGGCGACCGGACCGGTCTGTCCGGTCGCCGCTGGCTGCCCGGCGGCGAGCACCTCGTCGCCGTCGCCCGCGCCGAACTCCCGCAGAAGGACGGGCTCGCCGGTCCGTTCGCGACGCTGGCCGCCCTGCGCGCGGCGGGGTTCGACGTCGCGGGGCAGGACGAGGTCGCCGCCTTGGCGGGTACCACCCCGGAGGGCCTGGCGCGCGCGATCGGGACGTTGTCGGGCGGACGGCTCGTCGCGGTGCCCGCCACCGGGAATCGGGCGCCACAGCCGTTGTTCATGCTCCTGGCCGCGCTCTGGCAGCTGCCGAGGGTCGCGGTGATCGCGGAGGTCGACCCGGCCGAATTCGGCGCGCACGACACCCCGGTGCGAGCGCTGCTCGACTATCTCGACACGGGCGTCCCGCCGCTGTGGTCGTCCCGCTGGCGCCCGGCCGAGGCGCATTACGTGCTGGCGGCCGGGATGCGGATCGGCGCCGAGGGAACCTTGGTGTCCATTATGGACGGCCATTACGGGTTGCACGACCAGCCGGTGGAATGGCTGGCCGCCGCGCTGCACCGGATGCTGGTCGTGGTGGACGACGGCGACACCGAGGCCGCCGTCACCGCGATCACGACGGCCGGTCTGTGGAGCTGA
- a CDS encoding DUF7455 domain-containing protein, with protein sequence MTSPTLTRPELTAADRCDRCGAAAQVRAILSTGGELLFCGHHARAHETKLKEMSADIQR encoded by the coding sequence ATGACTTCACCGACGCTCACCCGCCCCGAACTGACCGCTGCCGACCGATGCGACCGGTGTGGAGCTGCAGCCCAGGTTCGAGCCATTCTCAGCACCGGTGGCGAGTTGCTCTTCTGTGGTCACCACGCCCGCGCACACGAAACGAAGCTCAAAGAAATGTCCGCGGACATTCAGCGGTAG
- a CDS encoding response regulator: protein MSDGNIKVLVADDHGAIRAGLMMILGNAEGIEVIGEAADGATAVRQAKALKPDVVLMDVRMPGVDGIAATRELTAEGLCEVLVLTTFDLDEYVHAALRAGAAGFLLKSVEASRLIEAVKLVAAGEGVLAPQVTRKLIAAFAAGTREPSLVPDGLDDLTEREREVLACLGGGLSNAQIGTRLHIGETTVKTHVSRVLTKLELRSRVQAAILAQENGVVLEG, encoded by the coding sequence TTGAGCGACGGGAACATCAAAGTGCTGGTCGCCGACGACCACGGCGCGATCCGTGCCGGGTTGATGATGATCCTCGGCAACGCCGAGGGCATCGAGGTGATCGGCGAGGCCGCGGACGGCGCCACCGCCGTCCGCCAGGCGAAGGCGCTGAAGCCGGACGTCGTGCTGATGGACGTCCGGATGCCCGGCGTCGACGGCATCGCGGCCACGCGGGAACTGACCGCGGAGGGGCTGTGCGAAGTCCTCGTGCTGACCACCTTCGACCTCGACGAGTACGTCCACGCCGCGCTGCGGGCAGGCGCGGCCGGGTTCCTGCTGAAATCGGTGGAGGCGTCGCGGCTGATCGAGGCGGTGAAGCTGGTCGCGGCGGGCGAGGGGGTGCTCGCCCCGCAGGTCACGCGGAAGCTGATCGCCGCTTTCGCCGCGGGGACCCGCGAACCTTCGCTCGTCCCCGACGGGCTCGACGACCTGACCGAACGCGAGCGCGAAGTCCTGGCGTGCCTGGGCGGCGGCCTGTCCAACGCGCAGATCGGCACGCGGCTGCACATCGGCGAGACCACGGTGAAAACGCACGTTTCGCGGGTGCTGACGAAACTGGAGCTGCGGTCGCGGGTGCAGGCGGCGATCCTCGCGCAGGAGAACGGCGTCGTCCTGGAGGGCTGA
- a CDS encoding sugar ABC transporter permease gives MTETPAKPASPEGGKSAASALNPSAAITDFGIDTTSMSTGEAIGDYFSRLKAGQLGSLPALLGLLVLVIVFASLSDTFLTMNNIANLMAQGAGKAIIAMGIVFVLLLGEIDLSAGTASGVTAAVLAMHYVRNGNLLGGMGNGVFITFLVVLAIAGLLGVILRIWAGVGFAVLAIALVLSGTAANPWIEIVLAISVGGAIGVLTGFLVSKIGMPSFVVTLALFLAWQGVILQFIGEGGTLGISTSDVLFKVANGNLSTLGSWILFLVFAGGFAAVSLGQHFSRLKRGLVTQPTPMVLFKVGAIGVVAAIATYLLTLNRAPNPNIVISGVPYVVPIVLTLLVLGTYVLNRTQYGRHIYAVGGNREAARRAGINVEKIRASVFVICSAVAAVGAIVYSSKVGSVDPQAGGLNTLLFAVGAAVIGGTSLFGGKGRVVDAVIGGLVLAVVENALGLLKQSAAVVNIVTGLVLLLAATVDALSRRRAAASPR, from the coding sequence ATGACTGAGACACCTGCAAAGCCCGCCTCGCCGGAGGGGGGCAAGTCGGCGGCCTCCGCGCTCAACCCGTCGGCGGCCATCACGGACTTCGGCATCGACACGACATCGATGTCAACGGGTGAGGCGATCGGCGACTACTTCTCCCGGCTCAAGGCGGGACAGCTGGGTTCGCTGCCCGCGCTGCTCGGCCTGCTCGTACTGGTGATCGTGTTCGCCTCGCTGTCGGACACCTTCCTGACGATGAACAACATCGCGAACCTGATGGCGCAGGGCGCCGGCAAGGCGATCATCGCGATGGGCATCGTGTTCGTGCTGCTGCTCGGCGAGATCGACCTGTCCGCGGGCACCGCGTCCGGCGTGACCGCCGCCGTCCTCGCGATGCACTACGTGCGCAACGGAAACCTGTTGGGCGGTATGGGGAACGGCGTGTTCATCACGTTCCTCGTGGTGCTCGCGATCGCCGGTCTGCTCGGGGTGATCCTGCGGATCTGGGCGGGTGTCGGGTTCGCCGTGCTCGCCATCGCGCTGGTGCTGTCGGGAACGGCCGCCAACCCGTGGATCGAGATCGTGCTCGCGATCAGCGTCGGCGGCGCGATCGGTGTCCTCACCGGTTTCCTCGTCTCCAAGATCGGTATGCCGTCGTTCGTCGTGACGCTGGCGCTCTTCCTCGCCTGGCAAGGTGTCATCCTCCAGTTCATCGGTGAGGGCGGCACGCTCGGCATCAGCACCTCGGACGTGCTGTTCAAGGTCGCCAACGGCAATCTGTCCACTTTGGGCAGCTGGATCCTCTTCCTGGTCTTCGCGGGTGGTTTCGCCGCGGTGAGCCTCGGTCAGCACTTCTCGCGGCTCAAGCGCGGACTGGTCACCCAGCCGACACCGATGGTGCTGTTCAAGGTCGGCGCGATCGGCGTGGTCGCCGCGATCGCGACGTACCTGCTGACGCTGAACCGCGCGCCCAACCCGAACATCGTGATCTCGGGTGTCCCGTACGTCGTGCCGATCGTGCTCACGCTGCTGGTGCTCGGCACCTACGTGCTCAACCGCACGCAGTACGGCCGCCACATCTACGCCGTCGGTGGCAACCGCGAGGCGGCCCGCCGCGCCGGTATCAACGTCGAGAAGATCCGCGCTTCGGTGTTCGTCATCTGCTCCGCGGTGGCGGCGGTCGGCGCGATCGTCTACTCGTCGAAGGTCGGTTCGGTCGACCCGCAGGCCGGTGGCCTCAACACGCTGCTGTTCGCGGTCGGTGCCGCCGTCATCGGTGGTACGTCGCTGTTCGGCGGCAAGGGCCGGGTCGTCGACGCGGTGATCGGTGGGCTCGTCCTCGCGGTCGTCGAGAACGCGCTGGGCCTGCTGAAGCAGTCGGCGGCGGTGGTCAACATCGTCACCGGTCTGGTGCTGCTGCTCGCGGCAACGGTGGACGCGCTGTCCCGGCGCCGCGCGGCTGCGTCGCCGCGCTGA